Proteins from one Monodelphis domestica isolate mMonDom1 chromosome 6, mMonDom1.pri, whole genome shotgun sequence genomic window:
- the LOC100618411 gene encoding LOW QUALITY PROTEIN: olfactory receptor 4P4-like (The sequence of the model RefSeq protein was modified relative to this genomic sequence to represent the inferred CDS: inserted 2 bases in 2 codons), producing the protein MNNRNNVTEFIFMGFSPNIQVQILYFVIFLFCYIAILMGNFIVIISITCSQLIEQPMYFFLAYLSFIDVCYTSTVTPKLISDTLAERKSISYXCLIQLFTVHFFGGVEVFILTGMAYDRYVAICKPLHYMTIMSRHRCNALIVAACGGGFVHSFAQFLLAVLLPFCGPNAIDHYFCDMYPLLKLTCTDTYNLGLLVIANSGMIALVVFMVLMASYAVILYTLRAHSSESCQKALSTCGSHITLVVLFFGPSXFIYIRPATTFQEDKVLALFYTIIAPMFNPLIYTLKNSEMKNTMKKVWSRNLFGGRKQLL; encoded by the exons ATGAACAATAGGAATAATGtcactgaatttatttttatgggGTTTTCCCCAAATATTCAGGTTCAGATTCTGtactttgttattttcttgttttgttacATAGCTATTTTGATGGGAAATTTCATTGTCATCATCTCTATCACATGTAGCCAGCTTATTGAACAACCGATGTATTTCTTCTTGGCTTATTTGTCCTTCATTGATGTTTGCTATACCTCTACGGTAACCCCAAAACTCATCAGTGACACATTGGCTGAAAGGAAGAGTATTTCTT ACTGTTTGATCCAGCTCTTCACTGTGCACTTCTTTGGAGGGGTGGAGGTCTTTATACTCACagggatggcctatgaccgatATGTGGCCAtttgcaaaccactccactacATGACTATCATGAGCAGACACAGGTGTAATGCATTGATTGTGGCTGCATGTGGTGGAGGTTTTGTACATTCATTTGCACAGTTTCTTCTTGCtgttctcttacctttctgtgGTCCCAATGCTATTGATCACTATTTCTGTGACATGTATCCATTGCTGAAACTTACCTGTACAGACACCTATAATTTGGGTCTCTTAGTAATAGCCAATTCAGGAATGATTGCATTAGTGGTTTTCATGGTCCTTATGGCTTCTTATGCTGTGATCTTATATACTCTTCGGGCACATTCTTCTGAGAGCTGCCAAAAAGCTCTTTCCACTTGTGGTTCCCATATTACTCTTGTAGTCCTGTTCTTTGGACCTT CTTTCATTTATATTAGACCAGCCACTACATTCCAGGAGGATAAAGTTTTGGCTCTGTTTTATACCATCATTGCTCCCATGTTCAATCCCTTGATCTACACTTTAaagaattcagaaatgaaaaatacCATGAAGAAGGTATGGAGCAGAAACCTATTTGGAGGCAGAAAACAATTGCTCTAA
- the LOC100618443 gene encoding olfactory receptor 4P4-like, with the protein MGDKNNVTEFILLGLFNNQEMKETCFVFFLFCYLVILLGNFFILTTIRFSQLSEQPMYFFLSYLSFMDVCFTSTVAPKLIVNLLSQRTTISYNNCMAQMFYAHFFGATEIFILVAMAYDRYVAICKPLHYMVIMSRRVCYLIVVASCIGAFLHSIMQVLIAVQLPFCGPNKIDHYFCDVFPLLKLACTDTFLFIIAIIGTTGILSILTFVALIISYIIILTTLRTHSSEGRRKALSTCGSHITVVLMFFVPLIFTYVPTSNSVNEDKVFALFYTIIAPMFNPLIYSLRNTDMKNAMRKVWLQKFLSKVK; encoded by the coding sequence ATGGGGGATAAAAACAACGTCACTGAATTTATCCTGTTGGGTCTGTTCAATAATCAAGAAATGAAGGaaacttgttttgttttctttttgttttgctatCTTGTGATCTTGCTGGGGAATTTCTTCATCCTGACCACCATCAGATTTAGTCAACTCAGTGAACAGCCCATGTACTTTTTCCTAAGTTACTTATCTTTCATGGATGTCTGTTTCACCTCCACGGTTGCTCCAAAACTAATTGTGAATTTGTTGTCTCAGAGAACGACCATCTCCTATAACAACTGCATGGCCCAGATGTTCTATGCTCACTTCTTTGGTGCCACAGAGATCTTTATCTTGGTGGCAATGGCCTATGATCGCTATGTTGCCATCTGCAAGCCACTACATTACATGGTCATCATGAGTAGACGGGTATGCTATCTAATTGTGGTGGCCTCCTGCATAGGGGCATTCCTTCATTCAATCATGCAAGTATTGATTGCTGTGCAGCTGCCTTTCTGTGGCCCCAATAAAATAGACCATTATTTCTGTGATGTGTTTCCTTTGCTAAAGCTGGCCTGCACAGATACTTTCTTGTTTATTATTGCGATAATTGGCACAACTGGAATTCTGTCCATTTTGACCTTTGTGGCTTTGATCATTTCTTACATCATTATCCTAACCACCTTGAGGACTCACTCCTCAGAGGGTCGGCGTAAGGCCCTTTCTACCTGTGGATCACATATTACTGTAGTCCTCATGTTCTTTGTGCCCCTCATCTTCACTTATGTCCCTACAAGCAATTCTGTCAATGAAGATAAGGTATTTGCCCTCTTTTACACCATCATTGCCCCCATGTTCAACCCTCTCATCTATTCCCTGAGAAACACTGACATGAAGAATGCTATGAGGAAAGTGTGGTTACAAAAATTTCTTTCCAAAGTAAAATGA